The genomic segment GTAAGTTTCCATAAGCACCAAATATCTCAGAGTCAGAGGGAGCCATAAACAGCtgcacagaaaatgaaaaagatcCTTGAAATGCTTTCAAAACCCAACAAAGTGTCAGATTTTGGGGAACCAGCAGATAATTTCCTCCTGTAGAAAGTGCCACGATAACACAGTATATGCTCTCATGGTCCCTGCTCTTCCTTTCATCTGTCCCAGACAGTATTGTGCTATGAGGGGAAtcattttttactttctttaaaTCAAAATAAGATAACCAGTCACATACAACCACATTTTTGAATTGCAGGGCCTAATTGCAGATCCAgtgatgcaaaaaaacaaaaacaaaaaaatctgtggTGTCCTGTCAAGTAGGATTATATTCATGCATTACAAACATATTCATAATATATTATCATATATAATATGTTTGCAATGAATCACATGAAGCTAATTTAAGATATTAACAGTAGCACACGTTTTGCAAATGTTGATTTTAATATGACATGTAAAACTATTTTGCGTCATTACTTTTTGGACTGCACAGTAATCCTTTTCTATAACAGCTTCACTGTTATAGAAGATCTGTGATGATCTCACCTACAAAGTCCTCCCTTGACTTAACTGAATTACATGTACAGTGGACTactgggtaaaaaaaaacaaaaaaacaacaactttaaaagtactaaaaaaaatttaaaatgaagtaGTAAGGCAGGTGTTTTCCAGTAATCCATATGGATGCATTACACAttcataaaaacaaatgcaCCACAGTGACAGTTTCACTGACTGAAGGACACCCTTAATCACCAAGAAGCTctcaggaaaaactctctttgaGACTCTTGCGACATAAAAGCAAACATCAAGCTCCTCGATCAGTTGCAATGGAAAGTATTTCATTCTTATTAATGTTTCATTCAGCTGGCACTGCGCTCTCCATCAGCCCTTCATTCAGTGCGAGTGAAATGTAACACTACAGAAGGCCTCCTGATATCATCTCCATGACCACAAGGCCAGACACAGAAACCGTCACAAAGACCTCTTCAGTCAGCTCTTTAGTCTTTTGGCTGAGTGTTTTCCtcaggggaaaaaagtgtaCATAGTGACCAAGCCCAGCATCCATCAGATGCTGACATTATGTGTAGTAGTCCAGCTTGCTCTCGATCGTCTTGCAGCCTTTCACAGAGAAAACCCTCTCAGATTTGGGGAAATACACTAAATCTCTGGCCACCCTGTCTGCCACGTCCTGGTCTGGCTTGATGTCTCTGGCTTTCATCTCGGCCATGGCGCACTGGACGACGTGTCGGTACTCCAGAGGCAAGAAAGGGACGAAGAAGTCCACCAGGTTCTTGTCTATCAAATTCGTACGATAGAAGCCACCTGGAACAAAGATTTCCATGTGGAGCAGTTACTTATTTATAAAGGATAATGGCACAAATATTAGTGTCATTTACACTCACTTTGGTTGTTGTTGAACACTGACAAAGAGAGCGATGTTTCCAGGTCTTTGAGCTCAATCTCTTCTCGATCTCGTCCTTGTTTCCAGAAATCTAACACCGTCTGTATAATGCTCTCCCCTCCAGCATTGCTATGACAAAGATTAGAAACATAAGATTTAGCATTCAACTGTCTGTTATCACTCACAGCCTTTATACCTTTATTTACTTCACTGTTGAGAATAAGTATAGCACACTCCTTATACTGCTAGGGATTTTTTTTGTGGACAGCACTGCTCACATTCAGTTGATTTAATAACAGCAATAAGACAATAAGAGCCCATTAGCTATTACCAACTCAGAAACTTCTTTCCAAATGTGTTTTTGAGGAGTAGGAGCATTGCTGTTCACAAGCACTGTGCAACACCCACACGGATACAGAACCTGCTTAAAGCGACTTAGTCCTGTGGAAATGCTTTCAGCTTTTCACCTGAGAAAGATGAAGATTGATTTGCGGTAAGAAACCCCGTCCAGCTTGTCATAGTAGTCCAGGTAGGGCTTGATGCTGTCGATCAAGCCGGGATGCATCTTGTCCATCTCGTCAAAAATGAACATGGAGCGTTCGCAGTTTGTGACGTTGCCTTTGATCCACTGCTGTAACTGAGACTGAGGAGAGAGAGGCAGCAGAATAAATCGGACCAAACAGAGCAAGACCACTGGGTTTCAATCAAAAGCTAAATGCGTGGCTCTCCATACCTTATAGGTTGCTTTTTGACTTTGATGTGGAAAGTGAAGTGTGGATGTGAATACGTGAACGAAGCTGCTGTCcattccctccttgtaaatgtTTTCAGCAATCAGCTTACTGACAAAGTTCTTCCCTGTGCCCGTCCATCCGTGCAGGGAGAGCACCAGGGGCTTCTTCGGGTTCTCATTGCTCATGAATCCACTCACAGCTTTTAAGATGATGCGTGAAGCGATGTGCTGCCCGAAGAGTTTGGTATCCAGGTCGTTTCGGAGACCTACACAACAGAATGTCAAAGGAATTAACGGCTAAATGTATGAGCCTAAAACAAGTTTCTTGTATTCCTTAGCCACAGCAGTAGGGCTGCTAAAAGTCTCACCTTCTTCATTATCATAAACCATTTATAGGTTCACATGTTCATGTAGTTAGTGGAAAGACATATCAACAAGTACCTGACAGGACAGTACAAACTTTGTGTGCAAGAAAGAGGAACTGatcaaatggttaaaaaaatagaatagataaaaatttaaataaatactttaaaaatgtttaattaagtgcactgacagctgggataacctCCAATCCTCCATTGGATAAGCTGTGAAGACGGATGGATAATTAAATTTGTATTATGGCCATAAAATATCTGAATCAAACTCCAGCTGCAACTAGGTTCATGGTTCATGTGACCAAAGTACTTTAAGCTGCTCCCAGATCCTCATGCTGACCAGCTTGGAGGATAAAAAATGGCTAAAGTCGTGCCTTTTAGAAGAACATTTAGAACACCCTCTTAATCATACAGTGCACGCAGACTAGACGAGCAGTCAAGACTACCTAGAACagtggtgtcaaacataagcAAACATTTCCATCATTTTACAGGTTGATAAAAAGTTAATGTAAACATTCACAGCACATTTATACACATCTACAGTGAACTCCTTCACTCCTTTCACATTTAAAGAGGCAGCAGTGGCGGTCTTTAGCTTAGATCAGGTTACCCGATGGGTCTACACAATGTTGACTGCTGAAAGGTAATCTAAAAGTCTTTTACTCTGATAGTTAGGTTTCAGTTTTGAGGGTTAAAATGAGCCACACCGATAGCACTGTAACGTCGGCGCCGTACGATAACGTAAATAATTAACGTTACAGCTGCCTGCACTTTTAATCGAGGTCAAACAAACCATGTGCACAGAGCTAATATGTTTACACTGCACGGGGCACCTGCTCACCTGTCGCATTGAAGGCGATCCATTTGGAATCGCAGCTTTCGCGAAAGTAATTGTAGATAGTCCGCCCCAGAGTCGCGCCTATACCGACAaccactgttgttgtgatcgGATCAAATGCGTTAACTAGCACGCCGACAGtcaaaaaaatatgcaaaagaaCATATACGTGTCTCGCTCTCATCGTTAAAATTAACTAATTTCGGATATGAGTCGTTTTCTGTGGCAAAATAGTCATTGCACCACGGTGATACCGCGCTAAACATGTAAACCAACTAGCTTCTTGCTCTACAACGCGGAACTTCCTTATTCGTCACGAACACGTGACAAATGCGTCGCGCTACGCTCAGCaggcaaaaaaaatgtttgtcaaGTTTAAAGAtgcaaaaaagacaagaaaagaaaagaaaagcaccaCACATGTTTATACCAATAAACTAGTCGTATCGCTAGCTTATCATGTAGCACATTCCCCGCTCAGCTAACGTTAAAGCGGCAGTTAGCGACAGTTAGGGTGTTGTTTTTGATCAGTTCAGAATAGGTCAGGTGTGTTTGGTGGGTATGATACCTGTCTTGTTGAAAGAAATCCACTCTGGTCGGCAGCACTCGTGGAAATAGTAAAAAATGTTCTGATACCTAGCTAAAATCCCGGTGAGAGCCGCAGCCATGCCGACAGCTATGGTGGTGCTAATGGGCTCTATCGCCTGCGTCGTGCCGGAGCATACCAGCATCCACAGCAGCAGGATGTGCCGCGTACTCGGCTTCATTTCTCACAAATGTCAGCGCTTCATAAAACAGAGTGGGGGGAAAAGACAAAAGCAGGGAGCCTGTGAGCAGAGTGAGTGAACTCGATACAGTCAGCTGGCGAAGGTAGCGCTGCGGTTGTCATGGGTCCAAAGGTGAGGTTACGTCTTCTTCTCCTTATCTATTTTCGGCAGGATTGACAATTCGAGCGTAACTTCTGCCCCTCCCAGGCCCGATGTTGCAGTacactcctttttttctttttttatatttgtgttttacAATATTTTTCCACACTATATGGTCTGTATACAGATCTGCTGACTCTTTGTCAACTAAACGTCGAAATATATGTTCACAGGCCAGCAACTTCTTCCCCTCCCTGACCACTATAGTACTGTCCATGCAAGCAAAGTTATCTACCCAAGCCCTAGTTTCTTTGGAATTGTGCTCATAAAGCTCCTTCATGGTTTCATACTAGGTCTTTATTTACAATATGTTACAGTAAGCCAAATATCCCCAGGTCACATTGGACTTGTCAAAAATCAGGATAGTTTTGGTACCAAGCAGAGGCCGCCATATATTGTTTTGTTGTCTTGTGTATTGTGAAGCTGGTCTTTAGGTGGAGAGCATTGCCAAACACAAGCATTTCCCACAGGATAACAGTTACACTGAGATTTTTAGTTATGGAAGCCACAGTGTACAGTCAGTATATTATTCCAAATCTATAAGGACCTCCAGGCTCAAAAAGGGTCTATTTTGACAACTATTTTAGTCTATTGAGGTAGAAGGTGTAACATGCAAGCCTTTGTTAAAGCTGATCACAGCGATGGAGGAAAATCACTGACCTCAGCTGCAGACTAAAGCAGACCATTCAAAATTATTGCAAAATTCACTGAACTTCTGGCGGAGCCATTTGTCCAGTAAAACCATCTGTTTAACATCcaaactcttttttttactAATTCTGGCACTTACAAAATGAATTGTAAGTTATTCATGTATACGTAATATAAcattttacataaataaaaaagaaataataaaacaatcttttttgcactgatgtttattttttattgtataaATATAACAGCTCTGGTTCTGCTGTAGTGAAGAAGGTGGTGTGATGTCTTTTTGATCCTGATCCTCAAAGAGCTGACTGAGCACTCAGCATCTATCTGCACTCCAGTGCCAGTCTGATCACCATGGCAGTATCTGCACACTTGTCATTGTCATTTGCATGCCTGCTAATTCAAACCTTCGGAAGAAAGCTAGAGAAGTCCAACCAAAAATGTAACAATATTTAATTTAGAGTAAAGCACTGATCAAAGAAGCAGTATTAGGGCCACATCCagaaaatatattattattcattttgagaataaagtcaaaatTTGGAAATTAAAGTTGTAATTTTGTTTcgagaaaaaagtcaaaatgtgcAAATTGAAGTTGTTGTTTCAAGACAACCTGCCACATTTGCAAAATACGAAATGCTCGAAAAACTGATCATCACCTAAATTCAACGCAATTCaaatcaattcagttcaatttatatGGTGCCAATTCACAACAGAATTCACCTTAAGACACTTATAGGGTAAAGagggaaaatcccaacaatcaaatgatcccctATGAACAAGAACTTGGTGACAGCGGGgtggaaaaactcccttttaagaggaagaaagcTCTGGCTCGGGGAGGGGTGGGTgggtgaggaaaaaaagaggagaaaaaaaagagcatagAAATAgagaagacaaaaaacaaactataggAGAGAGAAGACAGTTTAACAGCATCTGGCATAACTAAAGAGAGGGGTCACCTAATCTACCCTGAGTataagctttatgaaaaaagaaagttttaaatACAATCTTATAAAAAAGAGTGTCTGGATAGTCATGGGTAGCGCTCTGGCTGTGGTGGTTTGGATGAACTAGAAGCATCTCACACAGTTTTCAGAAAAGTCTGATAATAGGTTATTAAGAAATTCTTAGACAAAAGAAGGATTTCAGAAAATACTTTCAAGTGTTCCGTTTCTCTACCATGTGTCATGACAAGACTGAGAGCGTGATTAAGATGATGGGTGGGCTCATTTAGAATTTGAGAGGCCAGTTGAGTCTATTAATCAATTTAATGTAGTGTTAAGGCAGTCGTTTAGTTAGAATGAACTGTTAAATCATGGCTACAAgtcttcaaataaaccattgTTCTGATCACAAAGCTGTTTCAGAACAACTCTTGAATTTTTGCAATAAAAAAAGGTGAGAAATTGGTCTATGACCATCTAAGGCATCTGAATCAAACAAAGGTTGACTATGTAATGGTTTAATTACAGCAAATTTAAACCTATCTGgccttttaattaaaataaactgaTCATATTTCAAGTAAAAGCCCAAATAACGGTTAGACAATCAATTACATCTCTGTCTAGGGTTAGTTCATCAGTAAGGATTGTTGCCAGTTCTACTCCTTTTAAGTAGGAAATTGATCTTTTAAACCAACATATTCTTCCTTCAACAAATTAACAGtcaaaatagaataaatatgaaattatttattaacaAGGACTTGGGAGAGAAAGACATAATGTTCAATAAAGttaagtatttttttctgttgtaaaTAATGATTCTATCTATATAAATTATGTTGCTTAAATAGATGTTTAGATTGACTTGTTAGGTATTCTGGGAGCAGGAAGAGCAGTGAACTACAGAAAGATAAGGAATTTGATGCCACTTCTTCACATTAAATGTTAAAAGATGCGTTTCCAGATCCATTTTAATAAAAGTTTATATAAGCAGCTTTCACTCTGTGTAAATATCCGTTTCAAAGTTTATCCTAAACCAGTGTGAGGCATCACTGCTTTGACTTGGTCAAATCAGTAACGTATCATGAAACTTTAAAGCCAGTTGTTTTCCTGATTTAGTTTTCCAGTTTCTTATTTGGACTACAGCTCTGTGGATTTTCTCCACCATCATTTACACTGACAAGGACCTCGCAATAGCCGTAATGAACAGTAGAAGCTGGAACAAAAACACTCAACAtgttgttttaacttttctttttttttaattggctaAGTTTCTGGAAATTTAAGGAacatttgcttttctttttcttttttttaacctttcattttccttttttctctctctcttctctctccaaAATTATTCCTTTATcctacacttttttttctgttactcCGTTCTGGATTACCTCTGTGCCTCTGTTCTGCATACTTTCATCTGTCCTTCCCTGTCAGTCGTTTGTCTTTTCGTATTCCAAGCAGTCAGTTTGGTTTCCTTCTCCTGATGTTGTGTTTCCTGATATCACAAAGCAAAGAAGGGCATGTTTATGGGCTTAAATTATGAATTCAAATCTTGCAAAAGATAGACCACAGTTAGGGTGCTTCCTAGCCCTAACCATTTTATTATCTTTAAATGTCTGAAAAATGTGTCTGTCATAACATAAAGTGAAATTCATGAGTTAACTAGCTATTTTCCACCATTACTGGACTTTTTCCTATCATATAAACATATATTCTAACATATATTTGCCACTATTTTTACAAACAATTAGATCCAAACAGGTCATTTACATACATGACAGCTTGATTGATAGAATTGTTTATGTCTTTTTGCAATGACATGCAAAGATTTGCAGGCTTTAAAAAAGCCCAATTATTTTGATACAGATCAAAATAATTTCCCTGAATATTTGCAAAAGGGATGTTGGGTCTTATGAAGTATTTGTTCTCTAAAAGCCCTTTTAAATCAGAGCTAGAAAGGAATATGCACTGACTTTTCACCATACTAATAGCGTAAAGAGTTCTGTCACACATGGctggctttatttttaaaaagaaaataaattgttGACAGTATTTCAACCTGAATTTTGATTTATCCAATGTTCACAACTCCATTCTTGGTATTTCTACATAGTGATGACTATATGATGTGATTTTACCTCCTTAAATAATGTGCAGATAAAGTAAATTTCATGTCCTATAAGGTCGCCTCCTGCCTCAGCTTGGCATAAACTTTTTTAGCACGTTAAGACAACTAGTGCAAGCCCTGATTGGGAAGAGTGTAACCTGGATCATTTTTTGCAGCTTCATTTTAAAATGGTCACAATACCTTTTTACTCTGCTGGTATATTAAGAATCGTTATTGTTATTGCAGCTTTCAGATGTGCAAACATAACTGGTTAAGGGTATTTATAATAATGAATAGATTAGGCTTGACTAAGTCCCAAATGATAGGAAGGGAAATAGTTTAAACCACAAAACGGGCAATGCAATGCTTGAGAAATGGTAGGACACTACTAGCcactatatatattttttttaaaacaaataaatgaaaaaataaataaataagcagaACGATGGCCTCCAGTTTGACAGTTGGATTCACCTCCACATCTTTCTCCAGATCTTTATCTGCTTGTGATGAAATAATGAGAAAACAGACCCCGCGTGGCCTTGAAGCTGCCTGTCAAGCAGCTCTGCAGTTATGACATTTCGAGTGTAACTCCCAGACAGTAAATGCAATACCTCTGTAAAACCCTTTAAATCTAAAATTATTTACTGATTTAagacaaattttaaaatatgaCTTAAAATCCACCATGGGGTGTGCATACATagacaaaaatagaaaaattatATCactatcttaaaaggttatggACCTAACTATAAACTAACCAGCAGCACCAGAACTAGCTCCACTGTGGGGTCTAGTTGGACTACACGTGGGATTTATGGTGGATAGATCATTTGTATTTACCAGCACAATAGCTGGAAAAATAACATGGAACAacaatatattgtgaatgtgtgtgaatgggtggatgactgaatgtgtaaagcgctttggggtccttaaggactagtaaagcgctatacaaatacaggccatttaccatttaccatatttgTGCTGCTTTGCTTGTTTCTATCAATTAACTTGTCAGGAAACACTAAGAGTTCCCTGATTCTGCAGGTCAGCTGCAAAGGTCTTTTAAGGTAGTCAACTGCAAGAGGGCTGCCTTTCATAAATTGCTATAAATGTGTTCCTATTACTGCAATAATTGCTAAACAAGCTAAACTAACCAGAGGTCAACCTGTGCTACTTCCATTGAACAAATCTATTTAGATTAAGAtgcctttaaaaaaagcacattgGCCTTGGTGGAGGTGGGTTGAGAGCACTTTACCAAGTTTAGATAGGGCTTCTTTAGCTATGACTGTATTCATTATGTTTGCTATGCTACAGGATTTCCCCTCACTGACTCCAGCGCTTGACAAATCTGGGCACCTTCTCAATAGCCATCAAGTGGGAAAGAATAACTTTGCCGAGTAAAAATATATGACTAGTTTTAAAATAACTTTGCTGTTACCAGTTAGTAACAGATTAGAAGTCCTTTCTCCTCTTTTATTCCCACCAGTTTCTCATGGGTGCTGTTGTTCTGTCTCCCAAAGCATCAGAGCTTCAGAGGGGAGAACAGAGGAGACGGGTCAACCTCTAATCCCACTGTAAATAGCACTACTGCAACCTCACACTGACCCCCCACTCCCCTCTCTTTTCACCTCATCTAACCCTCGCCTTAACCCCCCTCACAGCGATAGCTGTGGCTGAACTTAAAGAATCGAACCCAGCTGAAAGCACATTCCTGTGAAGTGAACAGTGAGAAAATCAGGCTAACCGCCACCACGAGGAGTTCACCGCTTTCATGTTGCAGTGTGTGATAATGGAAACTAGAGGGGAAACAGAAGGGGAAACAAAAATAGACATGGGATCTGGAATACCAAAAAACTGAGTCACCCGTAGTGGGCACTTAGAGCCGCATTTATTGCATCATGATAATCAGAGACTGGAATAAATCCACTCAAAAGTAgaacagtttattttaaaagtcTGTGTAACACATTTTGATTGCCAAGAGATTCTATTGTTCTCCATGAGAGCTCAGAGTTAAGTAAAATCATCTGTTTTTGCTGATTAATCAAGGAAAAATGCAATTTAATGAACGTGCTTTTTGGCTAAATTGTAAGTAAAATCCTCAGAAGGACTGTATTTTGTATTGCTGGTGATGCCAAAGCATTTATTAAAACATCTCTTTCAAATAATTTCTACAAAACTGGTCGATAAAATGCAGAAAAGAGTGCAGACTGCCTCTTTGCAGTTTCTTCCACCTGATGGTGGTGCTGCAGGAGAGGGAGCTCACCAGTGATCAGCTAcatggttatctggtgagagttTGTGTAGATTACAGCTCCATCTACAGGCTAAACATTCCTCATTCCTAGTGTGCTGTTGCAGGGTTTGCTGCTTTTTCGTGGACCGACACAAACACCTTGGTCCTGACCTCTACTCACTGCTATTGGAAAGTTTAATGGCACTGCTTGCTATTAAAATAAGTTGAGATTATCCAGCCTGAtcccaaaaataataaataattttacaaGAATACTATTAATCCTTACTTAGGGAGCTGAATTTAGTTTTAACACAGTGATGAATTTGGTAAGTAAAATGGGCAAACAGTGTAGAATAAACCAAAAGTCAAAAATATAAGCCACACAAACTCTGTGCACAGATCATAGATACTTGCATTTTACGTTATGTAATGATCAGAATGCTAAGAATAAAATTGCTTCACATTTGATGTATTTTCAGCTAGTATTGCTAGGGATAAAACTGGACTTGTTTTAttagggggggggggttcttctattttgttgttttttttcttctcaattCAAACAGTATTCACAGTATATGCCAGGGATGTCAAACACACTGCCTACAGGCAAGGACCAGTTTGCCAAAGTCTCCTTTATGGCCCATTAGATGTCTTTGCAGAGAGTGAAAgtgaagaaagagagagcgagcaTACTCAGAAACTGCTTATCTCCTGGGATTTTCCCCACATCATTAtctagagtttacagagaatggtttgtaaaaagagaaaagaggacGGTAAAAGTAGCTCAAAAAACCTTTTattatgcagaagagcatctcagaACACACAACACGTCAAACCTTAAAGCAGAAGAGCACACTGGGTGCAATTACTGTTAGCTTAAGCTGAGGCTACAACTCTCAAAGACTAACAGAAGATGggtgcctggtctgatgagtatCAACTACTTTCTGCTTTAACATTTGGACGGCAGGGtgagaatttggcataaacaacatgaaagcatggctcCATCCTGCTAAGCTAATAGCCTAATGGTATGGGGGGGATATTCTTATGGCACACTTCCGGCCCTGTAGTACCAGCTggaaactgtttaaacaccacaatTAATCAGTATTGTTGTGCATCCGTTTATGACCAcggtgtacccatcttctgatgggtccttccagcaggataacacacggtatcaaaaagctcaaatcatctcaaactgtttGAACATGACAGGCCTCCACAGCCAGGCTAGCATTTGCTGATTAGTGAGTACATTTTACAGCAGGAAGTGTTACGTTTAAATCTTTAAGAATAGATCGCATCATGAGATTGGTTGCCAAAAGAGTTTGAGTCATCGTCACTTTACAACCTACAAAGACAGACATTACAGAAAACGTCCTCCTTTGTCGATAGATAAAGCATTAAATAACCGAGGAgctcctgtttgttttttgtcttttacttCACAGTGGTCCACgttaaagtgaaataaatgaaaagatgGTTTGAAAAGATAGTTTTGGTGATTTACTGCAGTAATAACATTAGATATGCTTAATGTGAAAAAACTTAAGCATTACTGGAAGTGCACTTTATTATCAGTTTTAAGAATGAATTAtgaaatatgaacatttttaGCAAGTACACTAAATGAAAGAGAGTAATTGGATTGAGGATTTTTTAACAGTTAAAACCACTGGTTTCAGTGGTCGACCTACTTAAGATTTGACATTGTAATATTTCCAGCAGTTCAGATAACatagtaaaaataaaagtcaacatCAAATGGCCTAACATGACATCTTCCTTTGCTGATGCTAACATCACTGTTATTATAGATTACATCTCTTGCCTTTGTCCTGTGATGAATGGGAGTCACCTGCTGGGGTGTTGTTTTGCTTTCCTTGATACATTAaaatatggggaaaaaaatcacccAAAACACTCAAACTCAAACcaactgtgt from the Oreochromis niloticus isolate F11D_XX linkage group LG7, O_niloticus_UMD_NMBU, whole genome shotgun sequence genome contains:
- the tor1 gene encoding torsin family 1 isoform X1 codes for the protein MKPSTRHILLLWMLVCSGTTQAIEPISTTIAVGMAAALTGILARYQNIFYYFHECCRPEWISFNKTGLRNDLDTKLFGQHIASRIILKAVSGFMSNENPKKPLVLSLHGWTGTGKNFVSKLIAENIYKEGMDSSFVHVFTSTLHFPHQSQKATYKSQLQQWIKGNVTNCERSMFIFDEMDKMHPGLIDSIKPYLDYYDKLDGVSYRKSIFIFLSNAGGESIIQTVLDFWKQGRDREEIELKDLETSLSLSVFNNNQSGFYRTNLIDKNLVDFFVPFLPLEYRHVVQCAMAEMKARDIKPDQDVADRVARDLVYFPKSERVFSVKGCKTIESKLDYYT
- the tor1 gene encoding torsin family 1 isoform X2, translated to MRARHVYVLLHIFLTVGVLVNAFDPITTTVVVGIGATLGRTIYNYFRESCDSKWIAFNATGLRNDLDTKLFGQHIASRIILKAVSGFMSNENPKKPLVLSLHGWTGTGKNFVSKLIAENIYKEGMDSSFVHVFTSTLHFPHQSQKATYKSQLQQWIKGNVTNCERSMFIFDEMDKMHPGLIDSIKPYLDYYDKLDGVSYRKSIFIFLSNAGGESIIQTVLDFWKQGRDREEIELKDLETSLSLSVFNNNQSGFYRTNLIDKNLVDFFVPFLPLEYRHVVQCAMAEMKARDIKPDQDVADRVARDLVYFPKSERVFSVKGCKTIESKLDYYT